GTGTGGAAAAGGCCACTGTTGATTCTGATAATGGAAGCATTATGGCTAATACAGataagcatacacacactacacacactgtacatattttcCGCCAAAGTCATTGCTGGTTCTAGGAATACCTGCTCATGAAAGGGGCAAGCTTAGCCCATCCAATAAAAGTCTGGTTGCAGGCTTTGAGACATCTGGGCTCCGCCTCATCTCCAGAATGTCCTGTCAGGGAGTTGAGGTGGAGCGGGACGGGGGTTAAACAGAGACCTGCTGATGTGACAGGGGCGGGAGAGACCGCGGTCCTGTCCTGTACCAGCGGGAGCACTTCCTGCTAAGCGGGAGTAGAGGTCAGAGACAACGGAATGGAGAGGAATGGAAATAGGAGAATATGCAggacaaacaggaagtgaggaggaggggatCGGAAGGGGATTGGAACAAATAGAGAATCAGAGAAGAGAAGGACATCAGTGATGCGATTATCAAGCATTTAGACTGTTATTGATAAGAATGTAATAAGGGACCAGCGAACCACTGTGGTTATTATCGGCACAGTAGCTTTCCATTGTGTGACAGGATGCTGCTGTCATAATACTGAACATGGCCAGGGGGGGCCCATATGAATTTGAATGCCAAATGATAGAGTTGAATGTATACAGTGATGAAAGGTGATTAGAAACAGTTCCCTGTCTCAAAAACACttctttgttctgttgtttgAGACACCTCTCAGGCAGCCTGACAGAGCCAGGTGCCACAGGTGGCCAGCAAGACTTTTTCTGCAGGTACACAGTTTTACACCACCTAAGAGAAGGTTTTAACGTCAGGTGCTCAGCAGAGAGGAGGTCaatgtcttttgttttcagttatgaTCTGAGTCTCCTGCCAGGCACAAGCCTTCATTAGAAAATGTTGTTTCCCTAACCAGAAACTTCCTGGTTTTCATCTCATCATGAAGCTCAGTCTGACCAGTTGGGACGCTGATCTGGAGAAATAATAAACAGATGGCCCGCGGGCCTCTGGCAGTAGTAATGTGGAGTCTTGTCATTGTAAGAAATAGGAGCCTGGTGGCTCTAGGCAAATGTTGTTGTCCATCCCTGCCTCGGGGGGAAGCTGTTGCAGCAGCAGTGTATGTCCTCTCCTCTGCATGTTGAGTGATAGGTCAGTGAGTCCCTGCTCCCAGCTGTCTGTGCCGGGGCTCTTTGGGGAAGGGGCCAGAGAGTGAGACTTTGAGTTTGGGCTAGACACATACTAATTCACTTACATCCAAACGCCCACCTAGTCAGGGTACAAACATGCGTTATTTTGAACAGGGCTCTAGGAATAATAGAAGCTAGCACAAATTCCAACTGTAGATGCAAGCAGAGACACTGAaatgctcactcacacactcacacacactgagcgATATTTCATCATAGGCAtcttcatcttttctttctctttctttgtgggTCCATTTCTCCGCGTGACTCCGTGTGCAGATCCGACGTCGGAGACCCACGCCTGCCACACTGTTCAGAGTGTCAGACAATCCATCCCCTGAGGAAGAGACTGCCACTCACCAGGTCAGAGAGTGCCATCCCAAACTGAGAGGAATAATTACAGTTTAATCTTGAAATTCATAATGTTTTCTATCACATACTGTAAATTTGGCAGAATACAGGGTAGTGAGACATGaaattgtgaaacatttttgaacaattaaatgtgtattacattttatacttttactcatgaaatattaaataatttggTACATATTTCTTGGCTTTGGTGGACAATTGTGGTTTCAGTGGGTCGTGGGGGAGAATGGAATCCTCAAGCCGAAACGTGTCAACCCGTGCTCTTACCAGCCTCCTTCACTGAAAGGTAGGTACATTTTTGGGGGGGTCGCAAGGGGATCTGTATGTGCCTGACTGCAGAGCATCAATAGAGTGGTCAGTATGCATATAGGCACGCGTGACTGTTGCTGCAGGGGGCAAATTAGATGTGCCAGTTGTGCATCACAACCTCCAGAAAGAGGACTTTGTTTGGATGAGCTCCTTTCCTTCTGTCAAAATCAAAGATGCTTtgataattttttaaatgcaagcaAAAGTAGTAATTTTTGGTCTGTTTATTGTACTGTTTAATTAGACAGGTGCTGTCGTGtctatatgtgtgcatgcggCTTTGTCATGCTTTTGGCCTGCTCTCTCAGTGATGTATTGGAGACCATCAGATTTTTCTCATGTTCATAAATCAAAatgagctgttttctgtttttggattCTGATGTCAACATCGAGGTGTGAATTCTCACCTCCTTCTCTATGTGGAGCCAAGAGTCTGACTTGAAAACTGTCTTTTCAATCAAAGCGTTTTCAATCTATTTCCATCTGCATTGCACCATGAGAGGGTGTTCACATGTGCTGCAAAATTGAGTCACGGGACTTTAGCTGCCATACCTTTCAATATGTGCTTATGTGAACACAGCCTACGTGCATGTAAAGCATGGATTGAATCAGCATTTGTCCTTGACATTGACTGTAACATAAATGCAAGCATTTTCCAAACACCAGCATATTTTCTGCATCCATTACTGCATTTGTTATTGCTGAATTCCCCAAACTTtgtttatgaagaaaaaaatgaccatttacatttaactgtGAGTCACAGTTCAGGATAAATGCTCGTTGAATAAAGGCAATGTGGCTGTTGGTGCTTGTATGTATTGTCTATACATTAtccttgtgtgtgctgttttaccAAGCTtcactacaccacgctgctaGTTACAAATCCTGGTCTGCGCTTGTGACCTCTGAGCTACCACTGTGCAACCGCTTGGCAACtgcctcacactctctccccttctcttcaaGGTTGCATGCTGGCCTGGGCATGTGTCTTTGATGAGTGTTCTAATGAGCAACAACACACTCAATGATCTGATCTATAGTGTCACTACTACTGTACCTGTATGTTCTGTGCTTCACAGCCacttctttgtgtgtgctgtgcctgtCTCTTTGCCACGTTTCACTATTACTATTCAGTTTCTACTCCAATGTGCTTTATTAGTTTCACATCACAcaggtgtctctctctgtctcatgaGTAGTGCACTGAGAAAATCATAGAGAAATGAgcgaatgtgtgtgcgtgtgactgtgtCCGCGCATGTGCATCCAAGCGTGCGTCTGAcactacgtgtgtgtgtgcatgcggtgtgtgtgtgtgcatggtgagATTAGGAGTAGTGACAGCTGTGCAGCGAGTGTGAGTCTGTGCTATTCTGGATCATCCAGGATTACAGGACAGTGCACACAGCTgtagtacagacacacacactcgcacacacacacacacacacacccactggcTTACACTGGTACAGATATCTGTCTGTTCATACAGATGTTTCCATCTTGCATCAAGGACATCTTGCCTTCCATCTGAATGCACAAGTAAAGCACAGCGATTGTGGTTCTGAAGCttggtaataaaaaaaaaaaacaatctatcCCTTTATCCCTGTGTTTGTacgtctgtgtttgtgtgtgtgtctgtgtacgtgtgtgtgtttgtgtgtctgtgtgtgggtccAGCCGTGCAGCGGATGGCTCAAGCTCACATGCAGACTCTTGGCGCCTGCCCCCCCTTGGAGGATGCCCCTGGGGGGGTGGAGAACGAGGACTGCCCCTCCtcaggagaggagagtgaggagagtgaGGAAAGCGAGGAGAGTGACGAGAGCTCCTCCTCCAGTGCTGGTGAGAGGGGCACTCTGGGACCAGGGACCCCCCTGAATACCACACTATGACTCACGGGCTCTGACACTGCTGATACTCACTAACTGAGACTGACTCAGTGACGCCGGTGCCGACGCTGATTCACTTTCACAGGCACTGACTCACGGACACTGATAACAGCACTGGTTCACTGACACGGTTTATGACACTGAAACACTCACCAAGACACTGATACTTGCAAAAAACTCTCACACTGATAGAGCTACCATAGGTGTGGTTCTGCAGAATAAACCAAGTGTTTGCTGCTGCtattaactttttaaatgcctttgaCATGAACACTGTTGTGGTGGAGCAGGCGTACAGTGAATGTGAGAATAGGACAAATTTTTGTGTATCCCGAGGAGTgcttctgttgtttgtgttgaacCACTTTGTTTCGCCATGAAGATTTCCCATGCATGTCCCCTCCCTTGCGTGTCAATCAACAGACCCACTCAGAGATAGCCTCGAGGAGACCAGCTATGTTTAGTGGGCCCACTTTTGACATCATTTCATGTATCTTACCCCTCTgccatcacttcctgtttctctagATTCTCAAGCAGACGTGAGCACTGTGGATACCCACACAGAGAGGCTGCCAAGGTCAGAAGCTACTGGCCTGGGAAGGCCGACCTATCCGAGGGCCCAGAAAGATGTGGAAAGGGATGAAGACGAGGAAGACGACGATGAGGaagacgacgatgatgatgacgaggaaGGAGAGGGGCGAGGGAGATGGGAGTGACTGACAGGGGGAGAGAATGttgggagtgggagagggggagatgtttctcatggagagagggaggaggggaaaatgaatgaagtaaGAGGACAATGCAAGCTCAGTATCATGAAggaaacaggtgtgtgtgtgtgtgtgtgtaagcatttttatgtatgcgagagaaagagagagggaaggagatggGGTGGACAGCATGtcagtgcattttgaatgaaaccCTATGAACAGGTGCAGAGTGATCCAGATGGCACCGGTCAGTACCTGCAGACCGCAGGAGGGGCCGCTGCACTTCTGTCAGTTAAGAGCTTATGAGTTAGGGGAGGGCTATTGAGGTCAGCTGAAGGGGCCAGACTCACTATTCCCTGCAACACTATGCTATTCTTCAATTCTGGTTACTCATTCCATGGGTTTGTGCATCTACATTGATTCAAACAAATGTTCCTTTGTGACACGGAGGGCATTAGCAGATGGGGCACTGACATGGaatttgaaaacacagacacacacatattcaatGTATTGttaatacttttcatttttggttgGTTTTGGAGGCTTGTCCTTGAATGATGTCAGAGCCAGCACTATAACCCCATATTTAAAAGGCATTTCTGACTGCCCCCACTGCCATTTCATTAGGTGCACAGGcacagatattttaaatatagatAATGCAGATATatgaaaactaaattaaaaaacattgcaGTGTACTTTTCATACTTAGGTACTCTTCCAGTAGTTGGTCTATAGCAATGTGTCTGATGTAGCGATACAATGATAAGGACTGGGGAAATGCACTGAATGACCAGTCTTTGACTATATATTATTAACTTGTGGTCACCACCCAAAGCTATATAGGGGACATCAACTGGATTAGATAAAGTAAAGGACTTGAgacattttgtgtcacattgtTGACCATGTTATGACTCAAATGCAGTCACGCTGTATGCAAGGCATGCATAAAGGGaccatgtatatgtgtgagtgtgagtgtgagtgtgagtgtgtgtgtgtgtgtgtgtgtgtctgtgtgcgtacgTCTGTGAGTATTTGTGTTTCCTGACAGCCAGATCACAGCAGCAGGGTGGCAGAAGCATCTGGAacagccggggggggggtacctctctctcctccccacatCGTCCCTAATGAGGTCCTTACACTCATTATTCTTGCTTTAATTAGATGCAGTCTCCCTTGTCTTTGACCGAGTTGGAGTCAGCTCTAGTTTACCTTTACCAAGCATTAGCAAAGGGATGAAATACAACAGCTGGAGGCGCCTTAAGCCATGACAGTTAGGCATTTGAACTGCTGGACAAACTAAACTCCTTATCAGAGTCAGCTTTGTAAACCTTTGAAAAGAgatttttgatgtgtttttttcttcaattatCTCTTTTACAAGATCCTGATAAGATGTAAATCTAAGCCAGTAATCCAATCAAGTCAAGCTGTGGTGGTGTTA
This genomic stretch from Megalops cyprinoides isolate fMegCyp1 chromosome 1, fMegCyp1.pri, whole genome shotgun sequence harbors:
- the LOC118782089 gene encoding protein phosphatase 1 regulatory subunit 1B-like gives rise to the protein MDPLSSTEVGEEGKERKKIHFSVPTTVPTQLDPRQVEMIRRRRPTPATLFRVSDNPSPEEETATHQWVVGENGILKPKRVNPCSYQPPSLKAVQRMAQAHMQTLGACPPLEDAPGGVENEDCPSSGEESEESEESEESDESSSSSADSQADVSTVDTHTERLPRSEATGLGRPTYPRAQKDVERDEDEEDDDEEDDDDDDEEGEGRGRWE